The Triticum dicoccoides isolate Atlit2015 ecotype Zavitan chromosome 6A, WEW_v2.0, whole genome shotgun sequence genome has a window encoding:
- the LOC119315329 gene encoding receptor-like protein 2 has translation MHPLSHSHRNGFPVPFFGLALVLLVCLDSPTSSCTDQEKSSLLQLLTGLSSDGGLTASWQIDTDCCTWEGITCNQDRTVTDVSLASRGLKGSISPFLGNLTGLLRLNLSQNSLSDGLPLELVSSSSILVLDVSFNCLTGGLSELPSSTPTRPLQVLNISSNFFTGRFPSTTWEVMKSLVVLNASTNSFTGQIPTTPCVSAPSFAVLELSFNQLSGNIPPGLGNCLALKFLCAGYNNLNGTLPDELFKVRSLQYISLPNNRLQGALNGIIKLTNLVTLDLGKNELSGNIPDSIGELKRLEEIHLGHNNMSGELPSAHSNCTNLITVDLKANQFSGELTKVNFVSLSKLRKLDLVFNNFTGTIPESIYSCSKLTALRLSYNHFHGQLSEKIGNLKSLRFLSLVNLSLTNITRTLKILESSRSLTTLFIGFNFLHETMPEDGIIDGFENLQVLSMSYCSMSGTIPDWLSNLTNLGMLFLQGNQLTGPIPDWISTLNFLFHLDISNNSFTGEISTALAEMPMLKSDKIAAKAFFELPVYVFSPFIQYINAGACPKVLNLAVNKFTGVIPGEMGQLRALVSLNLSYNKLSGEIPEPICTLTNLQMLDLSSNHLTGTIPAALNNLHFLSKFNISNNDFEGHIPTAGQLSTFPDSSFDGNPKLCGPMIANHCDSAEAGPEFINTGKEIGRKVTFAIAFGAFFAVGVLYDQMVLARYFG, from the coding sequence ATGCATCCACTCAGTCACTCACACAGGAACGGTTTTCCCGTTCCTTTCTTCGGTTTGGCTCTTGTGCTACTGGTTTGCTTGGATTCTCCCACCAGTTCCTGCACAGACCAGGAGAAGAGCTCCCTACTCCAGCTCCTCACTGGGCTCTCGAGCGATGGCGGCCTCACAGCATCATGGCAAATCGACACTGACTGTTGCACGTGGGAAGGGATCACCTGCAACCAAGATAGGACGGTCACTGATGTTTCGCTGGCATCTCGAGGCCTTAAGGGGTCCATCTCGCCGTTCCTTGGCAACCTCACTGGCCTTTTGCGCCTCAACCTGTCCCAGAACTCGCTGTCCGATGGGTTGCCACTGGAATTAGTGTCATCCAGCAGCATCCTTGTTCTTGATGTCAGCTTCAACTGCCTGACAGGAGGCCTGAGTGAGTtgccatcttcaacccctacacggcCTCTACAGGTACTGAACATCTCAAGTAACTTTTTTACAGGTAGGTTTCCATCCACAACATGGGAGGTGATGAAGAGCCTGGTCGTGCTTAATGCTAGCACCAACAGTTTCACTGGGCAGATACCCACTACGCCCTGTGTTAGCGCGCCATCTTTTGCTGTGCTTGAACTCAGTTTCAACCAACTCAgtggaaacatccctccaggactTGGTAATTGCTTGGCGTTGAAATTCCTCTGTGCTGGCTACAACAACCTCAATGGGACACTTCCAGATGAACTCTTTAAGGTCAGGTCATTACAGTACATCTCGTTACCTAACAATCGGTTACAAGGAGCGCTAAATGGCATCATCAAACTCACAAATCTTGTCACCCTTGATCTTGGGAAGAATGAGCTCAGTGGAAATATTCCAGATTCCATAGGTGAGCTGAAGAGATTGGAAGAGATCCATTTGGGCCACAACAACATGTCAGGGGAGCTGCCATCAGCTCACAGCAACTGCACAAATCTCATAACGGTTGACCTCAAGGCAAACCAATTCAGCGGAGAACTTACCAAAGTCAACTTTGTAAGCCTGTCCAAGCTAAGAAAATTAGATCTTGTTTTCAACAACTTCACTGGCACAATTCCAGAAAGCATATACTCCTGCAGCAAGCTGACTGCACTAAGGCTATCTTACAATCATTTCCATGGCCAATTGTCAGAAAAGATAGGCAATCTGAAGTCTCTCCGCTTTCTATCACTTGTTAACCTCTCCCTTACAAATATCACGAGAACACTTAAGATCCTTGAGAGTTCCAGGAGCCTCACCACCCTTTTTATTGGGTTCAACTTCCTGCATGAGACCATGCCAGAGGATGGCATCATTGATGGTTTTGAGAATCTTCAAGTTCTTTCTATGAGTTATTGTTCAATGTCTGGAACAATACCTGATTGGTTATCAAATCTCACAAATTTGGGGATGTTATTTTTGCAAGGCAATCAACTAACTGGGCCAATACCTGACTGGATTAGCACCCTAAACTTTCTCTTCCATCTAGACATATCAAACAACAGTTTTACAGGGGAAATTTCAACTGCCTTAGCGGAGATGCCAATGCTAAAATCAGATAAGAttgcagcaaaggccttctttgagcTGCCTGTTTATGTTTTCAGTCCATTTATCCAATACATCAATGCTGGTGCATGTCCGAAAGTGCTTAATCTAGCCGTCAATAAATTCACTGGTGTGATCCCGGGGGAGATGGGCCAATTAAGAGCACTCGTTTCACTTAATTTGAGCTACAACAAATTATCAGGAGAGATCCCAGAACCAATCTGCACCCTCACGAATCTGCAGATGCTCGACTTGTCCAGCAATCATCTTACTGGTACAATTCCGGCCGCACTAAACAATCTGCACTTTCTTTCCAAATTCAACATTTCTAATAATGACTTCGAAGGCCATATTCCAACTGCGGGCCAGCTTAGCACGTTTCCAGATTCTAGCTTTGATGGGAACCCAAAATTGTGTGGTCCTATGATTGCAAACCATTGTGATTCAGCAGAAGCGGGTCCAGAGTTCATCAACACCGGCAAAGAGATTGGCCGTAAAGTCACCTTTGCAATCGCCTTTGGTGCTTTCTTTGCAGTAGGAGTCCTATATGATCAGATGGTCTTAGCCAGATATTTTGGCTAA